From the genome of Lutzomyia longipalpis isolate SR_M1_2022 chromosome 2, ASM2433408v1, one region includes:
- the LOC129791413 gene encoding kelch-like protein 10: MSQIVEFSKFRNENIFNDASLRLSDGTLLPVHRVILCLKSNYFLSLFTNPLKHNGKGSNEFFIPGIRREIMEKILQFIYTEMLEFEYDEIFELLTVADYFLIDGLTEQCRDFLKNTLNPKNCVKIFLFAEARFHRDVMEAARKFILVNFLKVMNVCEDFTKLDYEHFNQIISSDLLNVKDELSVWNACLNWINNSPDERKKLIYQLVQLVRMCLMNAEDFQTSIERHPYVLECTKAKSLIDLVKKFHLKSELSQEIFEYKLALPRLPHEVIVTLGGWSEGSAKMEIETYDTRADRWILIGCEDPFGPRAYHGSIAIGEKIYCIGGFNGSEYFNNCRIFDTVTRTWHPMAPMNVRRCYVSVALLNGNIYAMGGFDGSVRHRTCEMYDLKTNLWTFVAQMNSQRSDACATVMDGRIYILGGFNGHECMNTAEVYDAELNAWSLIPQMIHRRSGLKCIAHHGRIYAIGGFNGLVRLKHCEQFNPTTDTWSPIAEMLCPRSNFAIEVIDDMIFVMAGYNGTFTISDVECYVHETDEWMMVTSMNIVRSALSANVIRNTRNIQDYLYPWRAELIEERHQTSIHATDSETENLSVQ, encoded by the exons atgtcacaaatTGTG gaattttcaaaatttcgtaatgaaaatattttcaatgatgCATCACTGCGTCTGAGTGATGGTACATTGCTACCAGTTCATCGTGTAATCCTCTGTTTAAAAAGCaactattttctttcactctttACAAATCCATTGAAGCACAATGGGAAGGGGAGTAATGAGTTTTTCATACCTGGCATAAGGAgggaaattatggaaaaaattctacaatttATCTACACGGAAATGCTTGAATTTGAGTATGACGAAATTTTTGAACTACTCACGGTGGCTGACTACTTCCTCATTGATGGGTTAACAGAGCAGTGTCgggattttctcaaaaataccctcaatccaaaaaattgtgtaaaaatcttcctttttgCGGAAGCACGTTTCCATCGGGACGTTATGGAGGCGGCaaggaaatttattcttgTAAATTTCCTCAAAGTTATGAATGTCTGTGAGGACTTCACCAAGCTAGACTATGAGCATTTCAACCAAATTATCTCAAGCGACTTGCTGAATGTTAAAGATGAACTATCAGTGTGGAATGCGTGTCTCAATTGGATCAATAACTCACCGGATGAGAGGAAAAAGCTCATTTATCAACTTGTGCAACTTGTTCGAATGTGTCTCATGAACGCGGAAGATTTCCAGACTTCCATTGAGCGGCATCCTTACGTGTTAGAGTGCACCAAGGCTAAAAGTCTCATTGATTTAGTCAAAAAATTTCACCTTAAATCTGAACTGtctcaagaaatttttgag tACAAATTGGCTCTTCCGAGATTACCCCATGAGGTGATTGTGACATTGGGTGGGTGGAGTGAGGGTTCGGCAAAGATGGAAATTGAGACGTATGACACACGCGCGGATCGATGGATTCTCATCGGGTGTGAGGATCCATTTGGCCCACGTGCCTATCACGGGAGTATTGCCATTGGGGAGAAAATCTACTGCATTGGTGGCTTCAATGGGAGTGAATACTTCAACAATTGTCGCATATTTGACACGGTTACGAGGACATGGCACCCCATGGCACCCATGAATGTTCGTCGGTGCTACGTGAGTGTTGCCCTACTCAATGGCAACATTTATGCCATGGGTGGATTCGATGGGAGCGTGAGGCATAGAACATGCGAAATGTACGATCTCAAGACGAATCTATGGACATTCGTTGCTCAAATGAATTCTCAGCGTTCCGATGCATGTGCAACCGTGATGGATGGTAGAATCTACATTCTCGGTGGATTCAATGGGCATGAATGCATGAATACGGCAGAGGTGTACGATGCTGAGCTAAATGCGTGGTCCCTTATACCGCAAATGATACACAGGCGTTCGGGTCTCAAGTGTATTGCACACCATGGGAGAATTTACGCAATAGGCGGCTTCAATGGGTTGGTACGCTTGAAACACTGTGAGCAATTCAATCCGACGACAGACACGTGGAGTCCAATTGCCGAAATGCTATGTCCACGAAGCAATTTTGCCATTGAAGTCATCGATGATATGATTTTCGTTATGGCTGGCTACAATGGTACATTCACCATTTCCGATGTGGAATGCTATGTGCACGAGACGGATGAATGGATGATGGTCACGAGTATGAATATTGTCCGTTCGGCACTGTCTGCCAATGTAATTAGGAATACACGTAACATTCAAGATTATCTCTATCCATGGCGGGCTGAATTGATTGAGGAACGTCACCAAACATCCATCCATGCCACTGATAGtgaaactgaaaatttatctGTCCAATAA
- the LOC129791281 gene encoding putative gustatory receptor 2a: MESQTIFQGILHIFQFLGLCPVSLETSKDNPKKIANTLLGVWSIVNFALVLALTTVVFINYDSVFSPDSDVGQFNDLVKFVTVILTHGTALGEAILTRATLLSAWTRLTTVDNLFHQIGIPVTQHRMKFFRDFSAKFLIYTTLTLTIELTILATIHFDANWTRNVAITFISLLVSRMRHLHLTMFVDLIRSRLHIVRKELKQMVVITKNNHFVLKDELATKRIETRLVQMKKIYSVLWECHGDVNSSFGWSELAALMQNFIQLTCDLYWIYSVLNRNELRSIPQLVASLIPTFTAIIIMLHSCEKCLNDVRHIGFWLHNIEKDIHNISMDTLIENFSLQILHEPFLFTVSGFFNMDFRLLKSMVAAITTYMVIFIQFMPKVDESNSANETITTTTQYPFTLAIPTRPSSS, from the exons ATGGAATCACAGACAATTTTCCAAGGTATCCtccatattttccaatttctaGGATTGTGCCCAGTATCTCTGGAGACATCAAAAGACAACCCGAAGAAAATAGCAAATACCCTCCTTGGCGTTTGGTCCATTGTGAATTTTGCACTTGTCCTCGCACTCACAACAGTGGTCTTCATCAACTATGACAGTGTTTTTTCACCCGACAGTGATGTGGGTCAATTTAATGATCTTGTAAAATTCGTCACTGTGATTCTCACCCATGGCACCGCTCTTGGCGAAGCAATTCTAACACGAGCCACCCTCCTATCGGCTTGGACACGTCTCACCACCGTGGATAATCTCTTCCATCAAATTGGCATACCTGTTACGCAGCATCGAATGAAATTCTTCCGGGATTTCTcagcaaaattcctcatctACACCACCCTCACGCTAACAATTGAACTCACGATACTTGCAACAATTCACTTTGATGCAAATTGGACACGTAATGTTGCAATAACCTTCATATCACTCCTCGTGAGTCGTATGAGGCATCTTCATTTGACAATGTTTGTCGACTTGATACGCTCACGCCTCCACATTGTGCGAAAGGAGCTGAAGCAAATGGTTGTAATTACAAAGAATAATCACTTTGTACTCAAAGATGAACTCGCAACAAAGCGCATTGAGACGCGTCTGGTGCAGATGAAAAAGATCTACAGTGTTCTATGGGAATGTCATGGGGATGTTAACTCGAGCTTTGG GTGGAGTGAATTGGCAGCTCTCATGCAAAACTTCATCCAATTAACATGTGACCTGTACTGGATATATTCCGTTCTCAATCGCAATGAACTTCGTTCAATCCCACAATTGGTTGCAAGTCTCATACCAACCTTTACGGCTATCATCATAATGCTCCACTCTTGCGAGAAATGTCTCAATGATGTACGACACATTGGCTTCTGGCTACATAACATTGAGAAGGACATTCACAACATATCAATGGATACATTG attgagaatttttcactgCAAATCCTCCATGAACCATTTTTATTCACCGTAAGTGGATTCTTCAATATGGATTTTCGTCTCCTTAAATCG atGGTTGCCGCTATTACAACGTACATggttattttcattcaattcatGCCAAAAGTCGATGAATCTAATTCAGCTAATGAAACAATAACGACAACTACTCAATATCCTTTCACCCTGGCGATTCCAACACGACCAAGCTCATCCTAA
- the LOC129791415 gene encoding uncharacterized protein LOC129791415, protein MKIETIGNLLHSFTILLLCFYSSDSCLGTVHSISIWLHRVKFTIYNGKISETLLNFSLQIIQEPVLFQTMELFTIDFKPLRSMISAITTYMVLFVQFLPRLVTSSYLTMD, encoded by the exons ATGAAAATtg AAACAATCGGAAATTTACTTCACAGTTTCACCATCTTACTGTTATGCTTCTATTCTTCAGACTCATGCCTCGGAACT GTACACAGTATCTCAATTTGGCTACATCGTGTCAAATTCACCATCTACAATGggaaaatatctgaaacactCCTCAATTTCTCACTGCAAATAATCCAAGAGCCAGTGCTATTTCAAACCATGGAACTCTTTACAATTGACTTCAAACCACTTCGTTCG atGATTAGTGCAATTACCACGTACATGGTGTTGTTTGTTCAATTTCTACCCCGTCTGGTGACTTCTTCGTACTTAACTATGGATTGA
- the LOC129791282 gene encoding gustatory receptor 8a-like, whose protein sequence is MSAFDSLGKFNDWIKYYAAVVTSFTILLESYIHADQLICIFNQTSELDGIFAAIRVDLSQRDTDTCRVYMRKFIFLTLMLIVLELWPMSFFLTNTPMLNYWLLTTPLLVQSRFRQLQHILYIDLCHHYARVLACNAKQLAIFLNSLETTTTCSGISLEKYPFAFVHHRFRMLQKSHHIIWKISNCINQYFGWSQVANYSFHFLQILADCYWLYWRIYNKSYGIGLCGMPPIMSKIHQLLLMLCNVPFIFFIF, encoded by the coding sequence ATGTCCGCATTTGATTCATTGGGGAAATTCAACGATTGGATAAAGTACTACGCTGCAGTGGTTACATCTTTCACTATCCTACTCGAATCTTACATCCACGCTgatcaattaatttgtattttcaatcaaacatCCGAATTAGATGGGATTTTTGCAGCCATTAGGGTGGACCTTAGTCAAAGGGACACAGACACGTGTAGGGTGTACATGAGGAAATTTATCTTTCTTACATTGATGTTGATCGTCCTGGAGCTGTGGCCAATGTCCTTCTTCCTCACAAACACCCCAATGCTCAACTACTGGCTCCTAACAACCCCCCTCCTTGTGCAGAGTCGCTTTCGACAGCTGCAGCATATTCTGTACATTGATTTGTGCCACCATTACGCCAGGGTATTAGCATGCAATGCGAAGCAACTTGCCATTTTTCTCAACTCCCTCGAAACCACAACAACCTGCAGTGGGATATCCCTTGAGAAATATCCCTTCGCATTTGTCCACCACCGTTTCCGGATGCTACAAAAATCCCATCATATCATatggaaaatatcaaattgcATCAATCAGTACTTCGGGTGGTCCCAAGTGGCCAATTATTCATTCCATTTTCTCCAAATACTCGCCGATTGCTACTGGCTCTACTGGCGCATCTACAATAAATCCTACGGCATTGGTTTATGTGGTATGCCCCCCATAATGagcaaaattcatcaattacTCCTCATGCTTTGTAACGTGCctttcatcttcttcattttttga